In the Malaya genurostris strain Urasoe2022 chromosome 1, Malgen_1.1, whole genome shotgun sequence genome, one interval contains:
- the LOC131434526 gene encoding uncharacterized protein LOC131434526, whose translation MRDEFSSLFPKNLYARISLHYSFAGSRSTKRKYCRKHASSSLPKHNYKAGPQKSEPYVLLLPAGKIVGVRTGKVESLDKYTNPYTRVFNIEHILHDPDLYENRNGSKILRYLRKGSKLTDSENNEMVRICCEHLQRCDGSMYPDTEKKEILAKSIVYTFPQLANVLNPTEPHVLYFHRKQENVINDRHSGKISNRFDTIVRKANGKNRYKKPGHVILS comes from the exons AATCTATATGCACGCATCTCACTGCATTACTCATTCGCAGGTTCAAGATCAACAAAGCGCAAGTACTGTAGAAAGCATGCGAGTTCGTCGTTACCGAAACACAACTATAAGGCCGGGCCGCAAAAAAGCGAACCGTATGTGTTGCTACTACCGGCAGGAAAGATCGTAGGTGTGCGCACCGGAAAAGTCGAAAGTTTGGATAAATACACGAATCCCTACACCCGGGTGTTCAACATCGAACACATTCTGCACGATCCGGATCTGTATGAGAATCGCAATGGGTCGAAAATATTGAGGTACCTTCGGAAAGGCTCCAAGTTGACCGATTCTGAGAACAATGAGATGGTACGGATTTGCTGTGAACATTTGCAACGTTGCGACGG CTCAATGTATCCTGATACTGAGAAGAAGGAAATTTTAGCTAAGTCTATCGTATACACATTCCCCCAGTTGGCTAACGTACTAAATCCGACTGAGCCacatgttctgtactttcatcgAAAACAGGAGAACGTGATTAACGATCGACATTCGGGCAAGATCAGCAACCGGTTTGATACGATCGTTCGCAAAGCGAACGGAAAAAATCGTTATAAAAAACCTGGCCACGTGATTTTAAGCTAA
- the LOC131430504 gene encoding sorting nexin-12: MMAESDNTADATRRLNVKKQTLDDAYAIPANFLEIDVVNPMTTLTAGKKRYTDYEVRMRTNLPVFKVKESSVRRRYSDFEWLRNELERDSKIVVPPLPGKAWKRQMPFRGDDGIFDENFIEERRKGLEQFVNKIAGHPLAQNERCLHMFLQEPTIDKNYVPGKIRNT; the protein is encoded by the exons ATGATGGCTGAGTCAGACAACACCGCGGACGCAACGAGACGGCTCAACGTCAAAAAACAAACACTGGACGATGCGTACGCGATTCCGGCCAACTTCCTCGAGATCGATGTTGTCAATCCGATGACGACCCTCACCGCCGGAAAGAAACGCTACACCGACTACGAGGTTCGGATGAGG accaATTTACCGGTGTTCAAAGTGAAGGAATCGAGCGTTCGTAGGCGGTATAGCGATTTTGAATGGTTACGAAATGAACTAGAACGCGATAGCAAG aTTGTTGTACCACCGTTACCGGGTAAAGCCTGGAAGCGCCAGATGCCGTTCCGAGGCGATGACGGCATATTCGACGAGAACTTCATTGAAGAGCGACGAAAGGGCCTGGAACAGTTCGTGAACAAGATTGCCGGTCATCCGCTGGCTCAGAATGAGCGCTGTTTGCACATGTTTCTGCAGGAACCGACCATCGACAAAAACTACGTGCCGGGCAAGATTCGGAACACGTAA